In the genome of Pempheris klunzingeri isolate RE-2024b chromosome 20, fPemKlu1.hap1, whole genome shotgun sequence, the window CTGGTGCAGGTGAGGTCAACATGCAGGACAAACCTCTGTCGCACTCTCATGGAAAGACATGGAATCATCTCACCTACCTTTATGCCTGCTCTTTTCACATTCGTATGTCCAAATTGCAGAGAGACATAGGAACATTGTCATGCGCTGTTTTATGATCTGGGACAACCATTGAAACAGGAATGTTGTCACCTTTCTATCGGGGCTTTGATCTGCTCCGGCacctctgctgtgtctgttcaagcatgcagtgttttgtcagtgtttacCCGCAGCcactttattttgtagttttgccTACAGTAAGATCAGGGCAGATACATTTGAAACCACATCTTTGCCTTCCATCCACACTAAGTGGGCGGCTTTCACAACCAAAAACGGTGCTTTGTTTCTCACTCTGCACAGAGGAGAAATCTGAGAATGCCAGCTTCACGTTGGAGTGCAGAAAGAAAAGATGCTGAAATATGACAATATATGATGATATATATCACTATGCTCACACTAGTTTGTAACATTTCTGATACAcaagtattttgtgtttttgatacaATCGCACAACACaggtttttaaacaaaaaatctgaatcCACTAATTGCTTTCGTACCATTTCTGATCCCTTATtaaatctttgtttgtttggtggGGAATTAAGACATTTTGTAAGTCCTGTTTTTATTTCGGTATCATAACTAAACCAGTAAAGTTTTAGAAATTCACAGATTCTTTTCTGCTGACAGGGTGTTGGGCTTTCACCACATACTTTGTCACTGCTCTGTGATGTTCATTAACCCTCTCCTGACTCCTGCCACCTTTTTGCTGAGAGGAAAAACTTGCTACAGCTGCAGAATGAATGGCAATACAGTAGAAACTTAATAATTAATctaatatttttctattaattcTTCTTTTATGTTGCTACTAACTCTTAGTTTGATATAATGATGGGTAGGTGACGAGGGTCCTGTCGTTCCCCCTCCTTTGTTGTAAGTGCCCTCTCGCAAGTATTGCTTTTCAGAAAGATGCAAAAGATATTGGAAATGAAAGAATCATTAGCGTATTTGTTTGCCAGAGGGCCTTACAGGTGTGGGTATCTTACCGACCTGGAACTGGATCAAAATTTGAACCCATCCCAGTTTTCAAttatctgtatttatatttgtgcATCCAAGAACTTCAAAGAATTGATGATGAGAAGTGATTAGATTCATAGTACAGTGAATTAATGTTATCAATTGACACTAACAATGGAAACTTAAATTTTGACAGACTCAGCTCTATTGAAACACAGTATAAGTAATCCTAGAATAGATTGAGGCGACAGAGAAGAGATTTAGCCTGTTGAGACAACAGAGTAACCAGACTGTGTCGTTTCTGTTGTTTGCcgacagaaagaggaggaagaaggcgAGATTTTAGCCATTTTTccattgttttgctgtttctgtgtgggTGAAGAAGTAAAAACTTAACCAAAAGGCTTCAAAAGCCAGTGAGGATGCAAGTCGTTCACGTGTAAACaccattttcagatttatccAACAACTGAAGTGTTGACATATTTGCTCTGCAGAAtttacaaatgcaaatgcatcCTCAAGTGGAAGCTGGAGAGATACTGCATTAGAGTCATGGTGTCAGATAAAGTCAGATAAAAGTTGCATTGCTTTCCAGGGTGAGTACTTCATGGTCCAGGATGTGTACAGCAAAGCAGATGTCCTCAATACCACGGGCAGCTATGGCGCGCCCAACTTCCGCCAAGTCAAGGGGTCCTACCCGCTGTATGGGATGGGCCAGCCGAGCCTGAATGGCTTCAAACAGGTTCTGCAGAGGCTCCAGGCGCAAGGACACGAGgttattttcttttctacacATGTAGCCAACATGAATTTCTTAGCAACCCACATAAGCTTGCATACGTTGTTCATTTGTTGACCTGTAGATTTTATGACCTTAATTCTCTTTGGTTGGTGCCTGTGTATCTCTGCCTGGCCTCTTTCTAGCCATGTTGTCAGTAAATATTTGAGGAGTCAAGTGCtcagtggaggctgtggctgaaTTGTAGAACTGAGCAAACAGAAAGTTGCGGTCATGTGTACCAGTGGAAAATGAATCTCTCTGCTTACAGCAGCTAGAAACTGACCgtaattgaaatgaaattgacAAAATTATACGTCGGGCCTCTCCAAACTCCTTACTCATGTGCTGCATGTTATATGACAACAGATTGTTTCCAGTTGCTTTTGGAAGTGGTAGAAGGCAACAatcatttactttaaaaaagCGATTATTTGCTGCCTGTCTTTCTGTACTTTTGCAAACAGGAGGTTATATTCTTCTGTGTAAGAGAGGAGCCGGTGGTTTTCCTGCACAAGGATGACGACTTTGTGCCGTACACCCCCAGGAGGAAGGAAAACCTACACGAGAACCTTCATGGCCTGGAAAaggaggagttggtggagagcTTGGAGCTCACTGTCAGGAAAGAGGTGACCAACAGGCACTTACTCAGCATCTGCATGTTACAAAGCAGAGTTTTTGGGGCGCATAAaagtttacatgttttaaaacacTCCTTTTTTCCTTCCGCCGCAGCTCCACGATTTTGCCAAGCTAAATGAAAATATCTTCTACGTCTACAACGACATCGAGTACTTTAAAGACGAGCCGCAGAAGATGTCTATCACGTGTGAGGAGGACATCCATGTGACAGAGGAGGTCTATAAGAGGCCCATCTTCACCATGCCGGCCTACAGGTTGTTTACATTGTTCCTTTATTAGCTCTTAGCTCCTCAGTTCGCACGTCAGTTTACGTGTGGCTGCCTGCTGTAGAATATGCAGGACAGGTTATAAATAGTGGCGTTTGTTTGTGCAAAGGCTGGTTGCCCTGCTTTTTCTGAAGGGGGCGGGGTGTAAAAATTCTAAAGATTGCAGCTTCCTGTTTGCAATCAGATCAGCGGAGTCGGCTTTATTGAGATGTCATGAGCTGCTTGCAACATTTCCAGGGCAAGAGAATATATTATTCCCAGAGGAGAGCGCCGAGGCCTCGTCTCTGACTCTCTTGAAGTTTATTTTGGTCAAAAGAAAGCAGTAGGATGTTTTATTATAGATGCTCAAAAATTCCAGGTGGTGGAATTTTAAAGGAACATTAAAGATCCCACGATTATGATCCCTCCCATCATCCCTTGTGGATTGCAGAGGGATTTTCTATACGAGACTCATGAGATTAGTAAACACAACATGAGGGAGCTCAGCTGTCGAATCTTACTTTAGGTCAGATGTGTATGTGCAGTGTGTTATGATCTACATAAGGGCATTATTGCCACAACACAGGTGCAGGCTCTAATCTCAGTAACAATCTGTTGCATTGCAGGTACTACAGATTACCACTACCTATGGAGGGAGCACCAATGGAAGAAGACTTTGATGCATTTATTAACATACTCAGGGTAAGCCCGTGTAAAAAACGTCAATCACAGAAGCAGTCGACCAATTTGATAGACCTTGTTTGGTTGTGCTCTGCTTGATGGGATCTTGTTTTGATGTGCCATTAAAGTTATTAATGGCTGGAATATTGCAGAGCATCTGGACTTTCTCACTCAGGTAGCAAAAGGTCACAGGGGCTTTGTTTTTAATCCGCATGTACCCTTTTGAATCGGTCTCCAAGAGACGGCTGTGCTATCAATCACTAATAAGTCTGATATAAAGAAATGGCAGAAAACCTGCAGTCTGTACTCACTTCATGTCCCTTCTGTGGTCGTCCGCTCTGTCTGGTTTCCGTCCTGCCCTTCACTCACACAGGATGTTCTTTTTGTCtagttttgtccttttttggACTGACTTGCAGCAGCCGGTCTTGTTCCCTGCGGTTGGAAAGtggctcagtttttttttaaaactgtgtttggATCAGAGCTTTACTGGGTCCTGCCGcgctctttctctcactcttccCTTTTGTGGTTCTCACTCATGGCATTATccttgagtttgtgtttgttgaaaGATCTCAAGGTTTAAACAGGTCTTTTAATCCAGTTTCCTCCTCTCAACTCAcatgttttcaaaatgacattAGGAACCAGTAAGTagtgatttgattttaattcatattgattttaattcgcaggcagaaaaacatttaGGCCTCAAGATTAAAACTGTGCAAAATTTTGCTGAAGTGCTCTTCGGTGACTGCATGAAGCAGGTTATATCAATATTGATGTccaaaaagcttttatttttcaaccACTGGAAGCCAGTTTTAACATCTTTTGATCCACATATCACCAAAACCAAGCTCACTCGGGAACATTTTCATCTTAAGCACAGATTATAAAATGTCATTGTCACCCTAATGACACAACACCGTTCATCTCTGTGAGGTGTGCCATCTCCAAGAGACGCTTCTCTATATGTGCTCTGTTTTTCAGGAGAGCACCAGCTTGTCTCGGGGCCCCGATGCTTCGCAGAGGCTGCCCGCTCTACTCTTCAGCTGCCAGGTGGGCGTCGGCCGCACCAACCTAGCCATGATCCTGGGCACGCTGGTCATGAATCGCCTGAGGGGTGATTCACACCCGCCGCCTCAGTAAGAACTGCATCTGGAATGACTCAACATAAAACTTCATCGCATGTTTAATGATACTTTGTAATGACTTAGCTGtgacatttgtttcatttagcCTCTTTTGGGGCCAAGGCCACACCAGGACTTGACCTTGTTTGCCTTGTTTTGCAGAGCTgaggaggcagcagcttcagagcCCAAACCACTGTTCAAGGTCATCCAGTCCCTGATCAACAAGCTGCCTAATGGACAGCAGGTTATGGAGGAGGTAAAGCAGATAACCTCCACCATCTCAGCAGCTGgtttaagaaaagaaatataGGGCTATAGGTTAAACAAGaatttttttgttcatgtttgttgTAATTCTTGTTGTTTAATCCTCTCCACTCAAAAATATGTAAGAATATTCCTGGACTCTGGATTTTCTGAAGAGTGAATTTGGGAGGGAGTTTGTTTTCAAGTATTTTAATATATCTTCAAATATTCTTAGAATAAATCTTTGCATTCTAGTGTTTAGATCAAGgtcttaaaatgtcaaattgattttatgtttcattCTAATGAACCAAAAATTGTATCTTGACAACACTAAAAATGTTGAAGTTGagatttgcttgtttttatctgacAGGTTGATCAGGCTATCACCCTGTGTTCAGAGATGCACAACATAAAAGAAGCAATATATGAGAACAAGAGTAAGCTTGAGGGGATTGGAGAAGACTATCAAATTCAGGTTAGTGACAATCCATTTTGTTTACAGTTGGGATTTTGCAGCGCTGTCAGCGATCTGgaatttctttttctgctcaGTTTACATTCTGCTAAAAAAAAGCAAGAGTGAGATAGAAATcaaaggatgatgatgatgcagagaAAGTCTTTATCACTGTGGGCCCCTGAGCTGATGGAGGAGTTATGTAATGGATAATATTAGAgtgtataaataaagaaatatgagCTACTACTATGAAGACATTGAAGCTGTTGTTTGTGTCTTAGGGAAGCAGTACCAAAGACTACTTTCTCAGCAGAACCATGCAGAGCTTGGAGCGCTACTACTACTTGATTGTATTTAACGCATACCTTCACGAACAGGTAGTTTTTCTTTCCCAGTGTAAAGTTCTTTGTCAATGTAAGTAAAATAATCTTGAGTTGTAACCATATGTTGCATTTTGCAGTATCCTCTTGCCTTTGTGTCCAACTTCAGCCAGTGGATGTGCTGCCACGCGTGGCTGTACAGGTTACTGGCCTGCATGGACCTATCAGAGCTCTCAGCCCCGGCCGATCTGGTCACCAGAGGAGCTCGCGTCCTGGTGAGGAAAtcgggcacacacacagacgactGATGCTGTGGTTGATGCACTCTATATGATGTGTTATGAGTAATATATAAGTGCATGTGTCATCACAGGTTGCTGATGAGTGCTTGGCTCCGGACGTCCTCAGCACAATGAAGGAGATGAAGGCGGTTAATTTCAGACGAGTGCCCAAGATGCCCGTTTATGGAGTGGCTCAGCCAACATCAGAGGTGCAGCAAATTCCCTCATGCTTTAGTATCTGATACTGTTTGATTTAATCACAGAAATCCTAAACATCTTCTTGAAGGATTGAAGAAGGGATCATTTGTTTTATGAACTACCACTTCCATCTAGACAGGATTATTTGTAATGCACTTCTCTGTAAGTAGTCATTTTTGGAGCTTATTAGACGTTACGAATCaagagaaagagcagaagaTATAATACTTTTTTTAGTACAATTTGTAAAAGACTGATTTTGCGCATCCCCATTGTCACAGACAATGCTATTTCAAATCAAACTGACATTTTTGCAATCATCACCAAAGTACATCCTTGCAGTCATGAGTACGTATGAGAGCAGAAATAGATTCAGAGGAATGACTCAGGTTCACGCCCACCTCAGGATGCTCGAGCCGCTCTCCCAGCTCCCCTCAGTTTAATCGTGAACTTGCTGTGTGCAGGCCACCGGAGCAGTTCTGGCCCATCTGACAGATGAGAAGAGGAAGCACAGCCACGTGTTGTGGGTCAACttgcaggaggagctggtgcTGGAAGGGAATGGTCAGATTTTTATGCCAAGGGAGCCCTCGTGCCTGGACCAGCACATTTCTATCCCGTCCTCTGACCCACAGCTAATAGAGGTGGAGTGAAATTGCAGCTTTTCACGGGTGTTACAATCATACAAACAATTTGAAAGCTTTGAACAGTTGAAGTGAAATTGCTCCCATGCCCCCTCCCCACCTGTAGAAACTGGAGATGTCTCTGAAAGAGGAGATCCTGCAAGCGCAGAAATGGCTCGAGGTGACGCTcgagcaggagaaacagatgaAGATGTTTAAAAGCTGCCTGTCGGTCCAGGAGATCTTCAACCAGCACAAGGCCTCCCACCAGGGCCTCGTCTACAAACGCATTCCTCTGCCGGACTGCGGCGCGCCCAGAGAGGAGGTAAGGATGTGAATACACTCACAAACAAGTAGGCATGAGGTGCAGAAACAGCTTAAAAGTTCATTCTGTAGCTGCCTGTGATTAAGAGATGTGACAATTAGCAAACCGTGTGCTCCCTCTAGTGGCTAAGAATGTTACTGCTGTACAGAGCCTTTCACCCTGCAGCAATAAAACTCAAATTGCATGTGTTTGCGTTTTCTTTTGTCTAAATGTGaagcaaaaatgtaaagttACAGTTATAAATGAGtttgaataattgattttaGCCCTAATtcatattttgatatatttgatgTAAAGATATGTACATCACAACAAAGTAGTTTGATTGAATTCCTTATGATACATATAGGCCAGATAAAGAGATATTGaggtacagtttgtgtgtgtgtgtttttgtatgaaaactgtgtgtgtgttgttgttctcAGGATTTTGATAAGCTGTTGGAGGCCATGAAGAGCGCCTTGGCTGAGGACTCTCACTCAGCCTTCGTTTTTAACTGCTCTAACGGCAGAGGCAGGACCACGACCGCCATGGTCGTGTCTGTTCTGACTCTCTGGCACTTTAATGTAAGACGCCTCCTTgtgttttctgcattttcatTGAGGCCTTCTGTGTTATACCTTGAAATGATCAAATGTGGCTGCAGTATTTTCATCATCCAAATTAATGTAAAAACCGGTGTCTTCCCCCTGCAGGGTTTTCCAGAGTTTGGTGATGATGAGATTGTGAGTGTTCCTGACGCCAAGTACACAAAAGGAGAATTTGAGGTatttacacttttaaaaaacCAGAGCTGTCTCTAGCTTGTGATAACAGTTAATactttctgtcattttaagGAAACTTAGAGTCAGATTCTACTGAGATCAGAACTACTGAACTGGAGCTGCAGATAAATCAAGTTTTTTAATTAACAGTTTATTCATACTGAGAAGGGTTTAGAGCCACAGTGATTAGTCAATAAATTAATTAGTCAATCAACATGAAATTTGTAATTTTGAAGCAAGAATGACATATTTGCTACCTCCAGACATCACCTGGGACTGTAGGAAATCATGCAGGACATTCTTCACTAGTGTCTGATATTTTATGGGCAAAACAATTAACTGCTAATAAAAAGAATTATTAGTTACAACCATCCAAACGTTACTGATTGGATTTCCTTTTCAGCTCCATCACAGGTTTATCAACCATTTTCATATCAACGTTAATACTAAGACAGGATCTTTGGTTGCTCTTCCTCAGCagacaatgtagaaaataaacagTGTGGGGTTGAtaactcattcattcatcatgaTTGAAACAAATCTATGACTATACACGTAACAAATCCGCATCTTGCTACTTTAGTCAAACAAGAAAAAGATGAGGGTTTTTTGGAATATTGCATGAGTAAAACATTATAATGCGTGTGTGCACTACAACATATAGATTCAAACCACAGTGTAATTTGCTGCTTCCTGTCCGCGTCAGCCCACTGTTTGCATTTTGATGATCTCTTAACAGTTGTTTATTGCTGTTGTATTGCCGTGCTGCATTTACCAGATGTCAGATAACGATCAAAACAGCACAATACCGGAACCTTTTAAAGCCTTCGATTTATCTGTTGGTGAATCGTGGAATTTCTGTATGTGGCactcatttctttgtttgttcagctctaatgctgctgctgaacaaacaaagaaataatacaTGCCTGAACCTTTTGTGCGCGTGTGTATGAGTCCTTAGAACACCAACAAAGATTTCACTACCTTAGAGTATAATCAGTAAAAGCAATAGATGCTAGAAAAACCTTTTTGAATTGTAAACACCATAACGTCAGCTTGGTTGTAACCAGTCATCAATAACCACTTTCCCCAAACAAACCAAGCATGTCACACAACTGTTTATTACAGGGATTATGTAGAGACCCATTAAGCTTTCTAAATTCAAACTCTGCTGATTGAAAGCTTTGGCCAAACAAAGCCAGAAGCTAAAGCCTTTCTCCCCTGCTCTGAATAATGGCCGTGAATTAGAGCTCCTGGGTTCCCTCCTTGATTCAGAGTTGTGACATTGAATCAGTGAATTGAACCTGCTGGTCGTGTCCTCAGCACTGTAAACATGGgcacacagaaagagactgtGCTCTGCAGGCACACAATGCCGTGTGCCAATCACAACAGCTCAGCCACCAGAGTTTCTAAGATACACCGAGTGGTCGCCACGGAAACCCCGTCTGCCTCCAATTCAACTTGTGAAGGATGTGTGATGTTGCCATCCCCATTGCCTTATCTGCCAAAAAGTGTTGCTATGGCTGTGAGGTCCAAAGCAATACGTGATGGAGGAACTCATGTTGTGTTAGATAATCCTCTCCTACTGTGATATAGTGATATAGTGGTAATCCGCCTTAGCAGCTATATTAAGATTTCCCTAGAGCACtcaaatctaattttttttcaatatcaatGTATCAGATGTCCTTGTGAATACtatgtgacaatgtgaaaggggtcgcATGTAGTGATTAACCAATAGAGAGTTCTCATATGAATCTGCAGCACCAAATCAATTTAAAAGGTGTGAATATGTGGATGTGTTGTTAATGACTTATTTTTACTGCCCCCATGTGGCCAAATGAGTCAATCAACTTCAGCTAAACTCACTTAAGCCCTTGAATAAATTGTTTTCAAACCCTTTTTAATCTTCAAGAAACTGcttaaatttagtttttcatCACTGAAATGTCATGCTATGCCcaaatcagtatttttttaaCCATGTCAAACTTAAGCAGCACAAAACACTACAGGCCTACTTTACTTCACTGTTTAAATAGTTTTCTATTCCATTAatatgtttagtgtgtgtgtgtgtgtgtgtgtgtgtgtgtattaaaagGTGTGTCATGGATTACAGCTTTCAGTagaatacaaaagaaaaaattgcACCTCAAGAGAAACCTTAAGGAGAAAATTGAAAATGCTTCCTGTGACTAgactcagatgtgtgtgtgtgtgtgtgtgtgtgtgtgtgtgtgtgtgtgtgtttgtcctaaGGACAGTGGTCAGGTTGCgtgctgatgctgctggtgtgacacacacagtgaatgagAAAATAGAGAGAGTTTGCCCACAGGCTTGTTCTATTCTCTGATCCTGCTCTTTGgttttcctccccctctgcctcctgcctcctcctcttcttcttatCGGTGTTATCGTTCGTATCTGAGGTAAACCAGCTACAGAGGGGCCACCAACAAGGTCTAGCTTGCCGCTGACTGCCACACAGTGCTAAGGCAACATTCGCCATCTCAATTAGGTCAAGACTGTAGATGAACATGATGACAGCAGAATTTCAATTAGTCCAGGACTGACAGGTGGTGCTCCTCTTATCAACTGACCTTACAGGATTGACAGTTGGAAaggataaaaacattttaaacgATGAGATTTGAAGTCCATTCTTGACCTCGGAAACAGTAGTAGAAACCTTAGTTTAATGACATTtagattcatttgttttaatgtgcattttgcTCAAAGAAATAGTGAGTTGAAATGCCAGAGTTTATACACTTGCCGCATCGCCACACTGCCTCATTCATTAAAAGAACATAAAGCCATGTGGAAGGAAACGCTCCTCCtaagtgttgttgttttgcgTGTGCAGGTCGTGATGCAGCTGGTGCGTCTGCTCCCCGACGGCCACAGGATGAAGAAGGAGGTGGACATGGCCCTGGACTCTGTCAGCGAGACCATGACCCCCATGCACTACCATATGAGAGAGATCATCATCTGCACATACAGACAGGTACCacacatctccatctccatctccattcCTGGATGATGTCTGAATTGTGAAGTAAATCCTGACATGTTTCTCTCCAGAGGGTTAATCAAATTCAGAAAAATACCACTTGAATGTCCTCCTGAATGCTGAGACACAATCAGCATGTTATTAAGGATTTAGGTGCAGTTTCTCATGAGCCCCATAGATGGCGTCAAGAACTTGTTTAGATGTCGTTTTACAGCCACAGCAGCTTGGATCCCAGAGACATGAATGATCCACTACTCTGTAGGCATGAGCTGCAGAGCGTGGAAAATGATTGTGGTGCTATATAACTTATCTCTAAAAGTCAATGGAATTCCTTTGGGTTTAAATGGAAAAGAGTGAGTGGCCAGAAGGCAGGAAAAGAAGTGAACTCTCATGGGACTTTCAGGCTTGACCACTAGAAGATTCATTTAGTGTGCCTGCCGCGCAAAGCACAAGGGCCGTCTGTTCACTCTGATAGATGTAGTTATTTTGTGCTGTCTGTGGTCCAAGTGGTATTAAATAGCATGTCAGATCAGAGTCAGCTGTTTTGTTTGCTACATGCTTTTAGTGTCTTTTAATGTCTGAAGCTGAGCTGAATTTATGAGATTTCCTTTATTGAATATGCACAATGAGGAAATGCAGGtaaagagaaacagatgaggtagagaaatattttaaatctttgcacagtgaaaaaaaaaaaaggatgaaaagcaGCTGCAAGTCCATCTCTGAAAGACATTCTGTGTaataaacaaagcaaaaagagaaCAACACTAGCCCGAAGTGGGGTTTAAAAAAGACCAATCTGGACAAGGTCTCTCCTGATGCTGTGGCCTCTGCAGGACCACGGCTCTGTTTTAGCCATTTGTAATGCAGACTGCAATCATTGTGCCTCTGTGCACCGTCAGCCGTTCTCGGCGCGCTGGAGGCACCCGGTCCTGTCTCCACCGTATCAATGGGCCTCATTGTCCTGTGAACCTTGTCTTCCGCCTAtattctctctccgtctgtcacTCTCTGGTGCCAGGCTCCAGGAAAAGACACGCTATCGGCTCACTTTCAGATCAATTAGGTTATTTGCATGATAATTACATGTGCAGCAATGCAAGCTTAATACACGTATGTACACATATTTGTGAGGTAAAACTGGGATAATTCTGGTTAAaaaatttttcttattttggtACTTCTGGCTGTCAATTAGTAATAATTGCATTGAACcctgttgagttttttttttttttttaccactagTAGTGCTTtggattcatgtttttatgaagGGGTCCCTGTTTTGCTCTCATGGTGATGCAAGCAATACAATACGCCTTCCCATCACCAGTTCCACACTGCTGTACTGATGGACAGTTGGCAGTTGTAATAAGCAACAGAGTGTAGCAACGCATCAGCAGAGGTAGTAACACTGAGGATGGCAAGCTAGCTGACATGACCGTAAACAATGCACGATTTATAACATCAAAAAAATAAGCTTTGGAAGGAAATGCCCACGATAtctttacatacatacatacacgtGTTTTGGTGAGAAATTCTGGATGTGAACAGaacttttgcttgttttaaagaaacatttagaTTATCACATGTAAACAAACTCCCAAGTTAgccaattattattattatgaacagaGAAGGAACATTTGTACCCAAACTTTATGTTGTAAACATTCATTAAAGTTTACAGATGAACTCTCCAATTAATCTTTGACTTTTTACAATTTTTTGCTACCATACATATTATAACCAATAGAAATGATGgctgaaacaaaagaaatgggACCCAAATTGTAATAAATCAGAATTATCTGTTAATCCTGCTGTAGCAGAGCTCAGATTGGCACTATGTCCCCCCTTTCAGCCTTTCCCTTCCTGCCTGAACCAACAGGCCAGGTGATAAACAGTGCCAGATGTTGCTCGAACTCAGCAGGCAGCGGCAGAC includes:
- the pald1a gene encoding paladin isoform X2, which gives rise to MGTTASAAPQPVSVASPLECVHGNGMADSRQSLSMSPFQTVNIHNNKAKSIITNKVAPVVITYNCRQEFQIHDDILKTNYKVGRISDAMPEHYLVQGEYFMVQDVYSKADVLNTTGSYGAPNFRQVKGSYPLYGMGQPSLNGFKQVLQRLQAQGHEEVIFFCVREEPVVFLHKDDDFVPYTPRRKENLHENLHGLEKEELVESLELTVRKELHDFAKLNENIFYVYNDIEYFKDEPQKMSITCEEDIHVTEEVYKRPIFTMPAYRYYRLPLPMEGAPMEEDFDAFINILRESTSLSRGPDASQRLPALLFSCQVGVGRTNLAMILGTLVMNRLRGDSHPPPQAEEAAASEPKPLFKVIQSLINKLPNGQQVMEEVDQAITLCSEMHNIKEAIYENKSKLEGIGEDYQIQGSSTKDYFLSRTMQSLERYYYLIVFNAYLHEQYPLAFVSNFSQWMCCHAWLYRLLACMDLSELSAPADLVTRGARVLVADECLAPDVLSTMKEMKAVNFRRVPKMPVYGVAQPTSEATGAVLAHLTDEKRKHSHVLWVNLQEELVLEGNGQIFMPREPSCLDQHISIPSSDPQLIEKLEMSLKEEILQAQKWLEVTLEQEKQMKMFKSCLSVQEIFNQHKASHQGLVYKRIPLPDCGAPREEDFDKLLEAMKSALAEDSHSAFVFNCSNGRGRTTTAMVVSVLTLWHFNGFPEFGDDEIVSVPDAKYTKGEFEVVMQLVRLLPDGHRMKKEVDMALDSVSETMTPMHYHMREIIICTYRQIKSGKTEKECQQLLLRSLQCLERYIYLILFNTYLHLEKKNSWQRSFALWMEQVAARAGVYDILNQLGFSEFENPRDTPLARLRCRWQQQNIRSLPFRGEFI
- the pald1a gene encoding paladin isoform X1, with protein sequence MAENKQQRKGSRSTDRPSSHTCLWSMGTTASAAPQPVSVASPLECVHGNGMADSRQSLSMSPFQTVNIHNNKAKSIITNKVAPVVITYNCRQEFQIHDDILKTNYKVGRISDAMPEHYLVQGEYFMVQDVYSKADVLNTTGSYGAPNFRQVKGSYPLYGMGQPSLNGFKQVLQRLQAQGHEEVIFFCVREEPVVFLHKDDDFVPYTPRRKENLHENLHGLEKEELVESLELTVRKELHDFAKLNENIFYVYNDIEYFKDEPQKMSITCEEDIHVTEEVYKRPIFTMPAYRYYRLPLPMEGAPMEEDFDAFINILRESTSLSRGPDASQRLPALLFSCQVGVGRTNLAMILGTLVMNRLRGDSHPPPQAEEAAASEPKPLFKVIQSLINKLPNGQQVMEEVDQAITLCSEMHNIKEAIYENKSKLEGIGEDYQIQGSSTKDYFLSRTMQSLERYYYLIVFNAYLHEQYPLAFVSNFSQWMCCHAWLYRLLACMDLSELSAPADLVTRGARVLVADECLAPDVLSTMKEMKAVNFRRVPKMPVYGVAQPTSEATGAVLAHLTDEKRKHSHVLWVNLQEELVLEGNGQIFMPREPSCLDQHISIPSSDPQLIEKLEMSLKEEILQAQKWLEVTLEQEKQMKMFKSCLSVQEIFNQHKASHQGLVYKRIPLPDCGAPREEDFDKLLEAMKSALAEDSHSAFVFNCSNGRGRTTTAMVVSVLTLWHFNGFPEFGDDEIVSVPDAKYTKGEFEVVMQLVRLLPDGHRMKKEVDMALDSVSETMTPMHYHMREIIICTYRQIKSGKTEKECQQLLLRSLQCLERYIYLILFNTYLHLEKKNSWQRSFALWMEQVAARAGVYDILNQLGFSEFENPRDTPLARLRCRWQQQNIRSLPFRGEFI